A stretch of Mesorhizobium sp. M2A.F.Ca.ET.046.03.2.1 DNA encodes these proteins:
- a CDS encoding ABC transporter permease, producing MSTEAIPAEKSKRNFNALFGLTLLGLLLLMWIVLAVATPSFATALNITNLLRQGSLIAILAVGQTFVIITGGIDLSVGAVVGFTTVVVALLINAGWPIWAAVLITLLVGVAIGLFHGFGIVKMGLPPFIITLATMTSLRGIGLLMTNGNSISINSDPFQAFSRGSLFGIPYLFWMVILVAIPSYIFLHHTRWGRYLFSVGSNAEAARLSGVNVPRTIFMAYILSGLLAAFVGVLLASRIGIGNPTQGDTYELQAIASSVIGGTSLFGAIGSVHGPLIGSFILSTINNGANLLNVNTFWQRVITGALIIVIVYFDGLRRRGK from the coding sequence ATGAGCACCGAGGCGATCCCCGCCGAAAAATCCAAGCGCAATTTCAACGCGCTCTTCGGCCTGACCCTGCTTGGCCTGCTGCTGCTGATGTGGATCGTGCTGGCCGTCGCCACGCCCTCCTTCGCCACGGCGCTCAACATCACCAATCTTCTGCGCCAGGGCTCGCTGATCGCCATCCTCGCCGTCGGCCAGACCTTCGTCATCATCACCGGCGGCATCGACCTGTCGGTCGGCGCGGTGGTCGGTTTCACCACCGTTGTGGTGGCGCTTCTGATCAATGCCGGCTGGCCGATCTGGGCGGCGGTGCTGATCACCTTGCTGGTCGGCGTCGCCATCGGCCTCTTCCACGGCTTCGGCATCGTCAAGATGGGCCTGCCGCCCTTCATCATCACCCTGGCCACCATGACCTCGCTGCGCGGCATCGGCCTCCTGATGACCAACGGCAACTCGATCTCGATCAACAGCGATCCGTTCCAGGCCTTCTCCCGCGGCTCGCTGTTCGGCATCCCCTATCTGTTCTGGATGGTGATCCTGGTCGCCATCCCGTCCTACATCTTCCTGCACCACACGCGCTGGGGCCGCTATCTGTTCTCGGTCGGCTCCAACGCCGAAGCCGCGCGCCTGTCTGGCGTCAACGTGCCGCGCACCATCTTCATGGCCTATATCCTCTCCGGTCTGCTCGCCGCCTTCGTCGGCGTGCTGCTCGCCTCGCGCATCGGCATCGGCAATCCGACGCAGGGCGACACCTACGAACTGCAGGCCATTGCTTCGTCGGTGATCGGCGGCACCTCGCTCTTCGGCGCGATCGGCTCCGTGCACGGGCCGCTGATCGGCTCTTTCATCCTTTCGACGATCAACAACGGCGCCAACCT